The Falco cherrug isolate bFalChe1 chromosome 3, bFalChe1.pri, whole genome shotgun sequence genome segment ACTGGGGTGGTCTTCTGGACAGACACCTGGGTGGTCTCCTTGACAGGCACCTGGATTGTTTCCTGGACACCTGGGTGGTCTCCTGGGTGTCTGTATGGTCTCCTGGGCAGTTGGGTGGTCTCATGGGCATCTGGGTGGTCTCCTGAACACCTGGGTGGTCTCCTGGACTTCTCCTGGGTAGTCTTCTGGATATCTGGGTGGTCTCCTGGACATCTGGGTGGTCTCCTGAGCATCAGGGTGGTCTCCTGGGCATCAGGGTGGTCTCCTGGGCATCTGGGTGGTCTCCTGGATATCTGGGTGGTCTTCCAGACAGACAGCTGGGTGCTCTTCTGGACGTCTGGGTGGTCTCCTGAGCATATGTGTGGTCTCCTGGATATCTGGGTGGTCTCCTGGACAGACACCCAGGTGGTCTCCTGGACAACTGGGTGGTCCCCTGGACACCTGGGTGGTCCCCTGGACATCTGGGTTGGTTACCTGGACAGACACCTGGGTGTCTCCTGGTCATCTGGGTGGTCTCCTGGACACCTGGGTGGTCTCCTGGGTGTCTGGGTGGTCTCATGGGCACCTGGGTAGTCTGGACATGTGGGTGGTCTCCTGGACACACACCTGAGTGGTCTCCTGGGCATCAGGGTAGTCTCCTGGGTGTCTGGGTGGTCTCATGGGCACCTAGGTGGTCTCATGGGCACCTGGGTAGTCTCCTGGACATGTGGGTAATCTCCTGGACACACACCTGGGTGGTCTCCTGGGCAGTCTCCTGGACACCTGGGTGGTGTCCTGGACAGACACCTGGGTGgctcccttttcctcctcagaaCTTCTCCCTGGGACGAGGTTTCGCCCCCCATGGGCCCTGTCCCCGGGGTTGTTTCTCCACCTGAAAGCTTGGAAACGCCCCCAAATGCCTCGTTCTTCTCCCCCaaaaaacagctggagaaacaTCTCCAAGTGAATTCTGGggtgcgggggtgggggggacagcagtgctgggagggtttgggggggaggggttgtgattttctggtttctttgtTTCCCCTCCCCCATCCTCCTCCATTTGTCGTCTCAGTCTCTTACCCGGACGTCTTGCAGTGCGTCAACGTCACCATCTTCTCGACGGCTGAGTGCCAGCAGTTGTATCCTGGTTCCATCACAGAGAACATGTTGTGTGCTGGGAGTCTCCAAGGCGGTAGGGACTCCTGCCAGGTACGGTGGAACGTCCCCCTCCACCATCACTGCCCCTCCCCCCAGGGGATGTCCCCCAGGTGGACCCCGgtggcaggagggggcctgTCCCTTTGACGTCACAATGGGGTCTTCCTCCGTTGGGTGGCCTAATCGTGGCACAGGAAGCCAGTAAGGGTTGGCCAAGGCAGCGGTGTTCTTCAACCCGATGAGGGTTGGCCAACTCGTTCATGATTGGTCAACTCAACAGTTGGCCAACTCAAGAGGAGTTGGAAAAGCCGGTGTTGGTTCTTCAACTTAACAAGGGTTGGCCAAATCGTTCATGGTTGGTCAACTCAACAGTTGGCCAACTCAAGAAGAGTTGGAAAAGCCAGTGTTGGTTCTTCAACTAAACAAGGGTTGGCCAACTCTTGTTGGGTTGAAGAACCAACAGCAGCTTTTTCAACTCTTGGGTTGGCTGGTTGTTGGGCTGGCCAACCATGAAGGGTTTGGCCAATCATGAATGATTTGGCCAACCCTTGTTGGTCACTTGGTTGGCCAACTCAACAGTTGGCCAACCCAAGAGTTGAAAAAGCCCGTGTTGGTTCTTTAACCCAACAAGGGTTGGCCAACTCAGTCATGGTTGGCCAACTCAACAACCGGCCAAGCCAAGAGGTCACCCAGCCAAATGAGACCCAACAATGGTGTGTCCAGATGCAAGGAGTTGTCCAACCCAGGAACCACTTGGTGGCCCAACCCAACCACTCCACTTGGTGGCCCAACCCAAGACCCACTTGGTGGCCCAACCCCTGAAGCACTTGGTGGCCCAACCCCAGAACTACTTGGTGGCCCAACCCAAGACCCACTTGGTGGCCCAACCCCTGAACCACTTGGTGGCCCAACCCCAGAACTACTTGGTGGCCCACCCAACACCTCCACTTGGTGGCCCAACCCAAGACCCACTTGGTGGCCCACCCAACAGCTCCACTTGGTGGCCCAACCCAAGACCCACTTGGTGGCCCAACCCCACAACCACTTGGTTGGCCAACCCAACCACACCACTGGGTGGCCCAGTGGAGACCGGTGTTGGGTTCACACCGTGTCTCTCCCGTAGGGTGACTCGGGAGGACCTCTGGTTTGCAACGGGACCCTCCAAGGGATCGTGTCCTGGGGGATGGAGAAATGTGGGCAACCCAAGCGACCTGGTGTCTACACCAAGGTCTGTAGATACTCCCAGTGGATCCAGAAGACCATGGAGGACAACTAGAGTCAACTCTGGCAACCTCCAGGTGCCCACAGGGAGGTTGGACCACCACGGGCTGCGCTCCCACCACTGGCCAGGGCAGGACGATGGGGACAACCCAAGGTTGTGGCGAGGTTTTGGGTGGCCCCAGGGTCTCCTGGGGTGAAGGGGCGGTGGGAGTGGCACGAGACATTAAAGAGTTGTCACGTTTGGTGGGAAATGTCCTTTCAAGCTGCTCCTCCCCATCTTCTTGGGAGACCAACCTCGTGGTCACCTCCCATGGACCAAGGGGTGGCTGCGGTGGCACCGAGGACATGGGCTGCTGGTCCTCCAACCCCACGGAGATCATCATCTCAACCAGGGGGAGCAACCACCAATGGGTGTCCAATTTTTTGGGTTGGCCAACCCAACGAGGGTCATCCAATCGGTGAGAGGGTCACCCACCCCCAAAGAGGGGCCATGCCATTGGTTGATCTCTTCCCCCAAGTTGAGGCCACACCATTGGCTGAGCTCTTCCCAAGACCCTCCCACCCAAAGTTGAAGCCACGCCATTGGTCAGGCTCTTCATAAGTCCCACCCCCATGTTGAAGCCACGCCATTGGTTGGACTCTTCCCAAGACCCTCCCACCCCAAAGAGGGGGCATGCCAGTGGTTGATCTCTTCCTCCAAGTTGAGGCCACGCCATTGGTCGGGCTCTTTCCAAGACCCTCCCACCCCATGTGGAAGCCACACCATTGGTCGGGCTCTTCCTAAGTCCCACCCCCAAGTTGAACACATGCTAATGGTCAGGCTCTTCCCAAAACCCTCCCACACCAAAGAGGGGACACGACATTGGTTGATCTCTTCCTCCAAGTTGAGTCCACACCATTGGTGGGGCTCTTCCTAAGACCCTCCCACCCCATGTTGAAGCCACACCATTGGTCAGGCTCTTCCTAAGTCCCACCCCCAAGCTGAAGCCACACCATTGGTTGGGCTTTTCCCAAGACCCTCCCACTCCAAACAGGGGACATGCCATTGGTTGATCTCTTCCCCCAAGTCGAGTCCACACCATTGGTGGGGCTCTTCCTAAGGCCCGCCCAACCTAAGCTGAAGCCACGCCATTGGTCGGCCTCATCCTAAGTCCCACCCACCCCAAGCTGAAGCCACGCCATTGGTCAGGCTCTTCCCGAGACCCTCCCACCCCAAGTTGAGGCCATGCCATTGGTTGGGTGCCCACCACGAggagctgccccctccccctccccccccgagccgccccacccccaccccatcacacgcacccacccctccccccaggcaGCGAGGCCACTCCATGCCCTCGATGCTGCCCTGGAACTCGTTAGGAGATTAATTAGCGTGAGGAGATTAATTAGCGCCGCTGCTGCCATCCTATAATCCCCCCCGCCCGCACCACACCCAGGGAGCGGCCGTGCCGCCGCGCGGGGGGATTTAGTAAATCCGTCGTTAATCcggcagggggtgggggaggggcacCCTGCCCCATGCCACCTCGGGGAGACGCCCTATGGGGACCCGTGTCACCCTATAGACACCATAGGGGACCTATATCACTCCATAGATACCATAGGGGACCCGCGTCACCCTACAGATATGCCATAGGGGATCCACGATGCCCTATAGATACCACAGGGAGCCCATGCAACCCTATAGATATGCCATAGGGGACCCACTACGTCTCATAGATACCACATGGGAGCCATGCCACCCTATAGATATACCATAGGGGACCCACTTCACCCCATAGATACCATAGGGGACCTGTGCCACCCTACAGATACCATAGGGGCACCCTTGTCACCCTATAGATACCATAGTGGACCCACCTCACCCTATGGATATGCCATATGTATAGATACAATAGGGGACCCATGCCACCCTATAGATACCATAGAGGACCCACTTCACCCTATAGATATGCCTTAGGGGACCCATGCTACCCATAGATCCCACAGGGGAACTATGCCACCCCATAGATATACCATAGGGGATCCATATCATCCTGTAGATACTATAGGGGACCCATGCACCCCTATAGATATGTCATAGGGGACCTATCCCACCCTATAGATACCATAGGGggcccccaccaccccacagaTACCACAGGGGAACCACTTCACCCTATAGATACCATAGGGGAACGCCGTCTCCCTATAGGTACAGTAAGGGACCCCCATCAACCTATAGGTACCATAGGGGATCCCTGTCCTTGTCACCCTATAGATATGCTGTACAAGACCCATGCTACCCTATAGATACCACAGGGGACCCCTGTCACCCTAAAGGTACCATATGGGACCCCCGCCACCCTATAGATACCATACGGGACCCCTGTCACCCTATAGATACCACAGGGGACCCCCCTCACCCTATAGGTACCATAGGGGAACCCCATCTCCCTATAGATACCACAGGGGACCCCCGTCTCCCTATAGATACCATAAgggccccaggctgggggctgccccctccccccacggggtgggggaggggtgTGAACATGGCACCTGGGGCTCCACAAGCAaacacgggggggggggggagggggccgcTAACCAGCCCCCGTTAATAATTAACATGGAGCCTTGATAAGTGGGggcacccaccccacccccctggCACCCggcgccccctcccccaccatggcggcccctctccccctcctcctcctcctcctggagATGGTGACCCctggtgagggggggggggggggtgaggggtgcaggggggccgcggggggggggggggggaggggggcgtgGCCTGGGGGTGTCCCAGGTGGGGACAAGGGGGTCTGGAGGGGTCcccagggtggggtgggggccgGGGCAGTCTCCGGAAAGGGGATTGGGGATCCcagggggtcccgggggggggACAAGGGAGTCTGGGGGTGtcccagggtgggggtgggggtctgGGGGGTCCCCAAGGTGCAaatgttggggggggggcagtctccggagggggggggtgcgggTCTGGGGGGGTCCCAGGTGGGGACAAGGGGGTTTTAGGGCGGGGTCCCGGGGGGGCTGGAGATCCTCGGGGTAGGGACAAGGGGgtctggggcgggggggggtcccggggggggggcgggggtcccAGGAGGTAGAGGGGGCttggtgtgtgtgggtgggtgtcaGTCTATGGGGTGCcaagggtggggggaggggtgccCCCCAGTGGGGGGGGTCCTAacggggggggggtgttggggtggGGGTCGCGGGACCACCCCAAcattcccctcccctccccccagcccagccgcgGGGCGAGCGGATCCTGGGGGGCAGCGAGTgcccctcccccacccaccccggCCTCGTGCTGCTCTTCCACTTCGACCAGCACCAGTGCGGGGGGGCCCTGCTCAGCTCCCAGTGGGTCCTGTCCGCCGCCCACTGCCGCACCAGGTCCgaactgggagcactgggagggaGACTGGGGGCATAGAAAGGgaactgggggcactgggaggggcactgggagcactgggaggcactgggaggggaactgggggcactgggaggggaactgggagcactgggaggtgctgggaggggaaCTGGGGCCATAAGAAGGgaactgggggcactgggaggggcACTGGGAGCCCTGAGAGGCAAACAGGGAGCACTGGGAATGGAACTGGGAGCGGCCACCTTCCACCGTGACCCCGGCCGACCACGGCCCCtcccacacacccctccccctcccccaccccccacgtGTCCCCTCCCCCACCACATCCTCATCACGCCCCTCCCCCCACGTCCCACCACCATGACCACGTCCccaccaccacatcccaccaccatcaccatgtcccaccaccaccaccacgtcccaccaccaccatgtcccaccatgtcccctcccccagccacaTCCAGGTGCGGGCAGGGGAGCACAGCCTGGCCACCCTGACAGGGTGGGAGCAGTTCGCCACCCGCCGTGGACATTGTGGTCCACCCTGGCTTCAACGCAGACGCTGCAGACAACGCCTACGCCCACGACCTCATGCTGCTGCGCGTGGAGCCCCccttcacccccaccccccacgtccagcccctggccctgcccacaAGACCCCCGGCCACTGGCGACAACTGCACTGTCATGGGATGGGGGACTACCACCAGCCCCCAAGGTACAGGGCGGGGCTGTCTGGTGGCATCTCCTCCACCTTCACTGGGTTGGGTGGTGGCATCTCCTCAACCTTCATTTGGTTGGGTGATGGCATCTCATCAATCTTCTTTGGGTTGGGTGGTGGCATCTCCTCAACCTTCCTTGGGTTGTGTGGTAGCATCTCCTCAACCTTCCTTGGGTTGGGTGGTGATATCTCCTCAACCTTCACTGGGTTGGGTGGTGGCATCTGGGCAGGGAAGTGACCCAGGTGGTCACCTCAACATTCCTTGGGTTGGGTGGTGGCATCTCTTCAACCTTCACTGAGTTGGGTGGTGGCACCTCCTCCACCTCCCTTGGCTTGGCTGGGGTCAACCATGCACCAGATGGACCCTggtggccctggccctgctTGGACACTTGCCCCTCCCCCCAGAGTCCTTCCCCGACACCCCCCAGTGCCTCAACGTCACCGTGGTGGGTGACGCCACGTGTTGCCAGGTCTACGGCGCCAAGTTCACTGAGGACATGTTGTGTGCCGGTGGGACCGTGGCGGGCAAGGACTCCTGCCAGGTATCTCCAGACCTTCGTGTCCTACAGCCACGTCCCCACATCCTCTCCCCCCACCGCTCTCCCTTGTCCCTTGGGCTTGGAGGAACCCCCTGTGACCCATCCCTACGTACCCACCACCCCCGACCACGTGCCTTTGGTCCCCTGGGTCCCCTCACCTTGGAGACGTCCCACCACCCATGGTCACCACCCTTTGGATCCCTGGGTTTCAAGACGTGCCCATCCCCCATGGCCACCTCCTGGGGTCCCCTGGCCACCACCCCGTGCCTGGTCCCACCATCTCCAGATCCTCCAGAGTTTCTGCCCCCACCGGTGGCCACATGTCCCACCAGCTTGGCCACCTCCACCCTGGGGTCCTCCTGGGTTGGGGGGTGTGGTCGAGGTCCTGGCATGGTCCCTTTTGTCCCCAGGGTGACTCGGGAGGTCCCCTCATCTGCCAGGGGGTTCTCCAGGGCATCGTCTCCTGGGGGGACCACCCCTGCGGGCAGGCGGGGAAGCCAGGGGTCTACAGCGAGGTCTACAACTACCTACCATGGATCCGGGAGATCATGGGGCAGCCCTGAGACCTCCTCGTGCCACCGCCCGGCACCTACCAACCCCACCACAGATCCATCAACCCCCCCTAGAACCCACCATGGACCATCTGACCCCAACACAGATCCACCAAACCCCCCTAGAACCCAACATGGACCATCTGACCCCACCATGGAGAGGCTGAAGCCACCAAGAGAGGATCAACCCCACCACAGATCCCACCATGGTTGGACCGATTCCACCACAGATCCCACCATAGATGGACCGATCTCACCACAGATCCCACCACGGATGGACCGATCCCACTACAGATCCCACCAAGGATGGACTGAGCCCATCATGGATAGACCATCCCACCACAGATTCCACCAAGGATGGACAGATCCCACCATGGATGGATCAATCTCGCCACAGATCCCACCATGGATGGACCGATCACACCACAGATGGACTGATCCTGCCACAGATCCCACCATGGATGGATCAATCCCACCATAGATGGACTGATCCCACCACAGATCCCACCACAGATGGACCGATCCCACCATGGATGGACAGATCCCACCATGGATGGACCAATCTCACCATGGATGGACTGATCCCACCACAGATCCCACCATGGATGGATCAATCCTACCATAGATCCCACCACAGATAGACCAGTCCCACCACAGATTCCACCACAGATGGACCGACAccccccccagacccctccCCCCAAtaaacccctccccccccccccccccgcatccCCGTGGCTTCGCTGGATCCCTGGGGGCACCTGGGGGGGAACGTGGGTCACACTGGGCAGGACCAGGCCAAAATGGGGCAAAAAATGGGCAAAATGGGGCAAAAATGAGCAAAATGGggcaaaatgggaaaaaacgggcaaaatggggaaaataatgGGGAAAATGGGgcaaaaatggggaaaaatgggCAAAAGAGGCAAAAATGGGAAAGATCAGATAAAAATGGGCAAAACTGGGGAACCTGGGCCAAAATTGGGTGGTATTGAGCCAAAATCGGGCAGAATCAGGCAAAATTGGGTGGAATTGAGCCAAATCAGGCAGATTTGAGCCAAAATTGACAGAATTAAGCAAAAAATGGGCAAAATTGAGCCAAAATCTGGATGATTCGAGCCAAAATCAGGCAGAATTGAGCCAAATTCAGGCGGAATTGACACAAAATTAGGCAAATTTGAGCCAAAATCAGTCAGAATTGAGCAAAAATTGGGGGGAATTGAGCCAAAATTGGGCAAAATTGAACCGAAATTGGGCAGAATTGAACCAAAATTGGGTAGAATTGAGCCAAAATTGGTGAAATTTAGCTAAAATTGGCAGAACTAAGCCAAAAATCGACAAAACTGAGCCAAAATCAGGCAGAATCAAGTCAAAATTGGGCAAAATTGAACAAAAATTGGGTAAATTGAGCCAAAATCGGGCAGAATTGAGCCAAAATTGGTGGAATTGAGCCAAAATCGGCAGAATTAAGCCAAAAATCAACAAAATTGCACCAAAATCAGGCCGAATTAAATCAAAATCGTGCAGAATTGAANNNNNNNNNNNNNNNNNNNNNNNNNNNNNNNNNNNNNNNNNNNNNNNNNNNNNNNNNNNNNNNNNNNNNNNNNNNNNNNNNNNNNNNNNNNNNNNNNNNNNNNNNNNNNNNNNNNNNNNNNNNNNNNNNNNNNNNNNNNNNNNNNNNNNNNNNNNNNNNNNNNNNNNNNNNNNNNNNNNNNNNNNNNNNNNNNNNNNNNNGGACCTCCCCCATGTGCCTGGGACACCCCCCCCATGTGTGGGACCCCCgcggggctgtgggctgggacccTCCGTGCCCCCCCATGACCCTCCCCCATCCCGCAGAGGCGGCGGTAGTGGGCGAGCCGATGAACCGCTCGGTGGCCCCACGCGGTGGCCGTGGCCAGGGGCCGCGTCTTCATCTCGGGGGGCTTCAACGGGGTGGCCCTGGGGCGAGTGGTGGCCCTGGGGCTACCGGCCGAGCCCTGCCTGGCGCTGGCCGCCCCCGCCTGCAACCGCTCGGGGGGGGCCTGCGCCTGGTgccgggggggctgcctgggggccGAGGCGGCACAGCGGTGAGGAAGgactgggggggggtgggggggcatgGGTGGGGGTATGGGGGGTCGGGGGGTGAAGGGGGGGCACGGGGGtttggggggtgaggggggagttGAGGGGcttggggtgggatggggcaggggggtggcgGGTGCTGGATGGTGGGCTGAGAGGGTCTgtggggcgggctgggggggctctggggggtgggtgggcggGGTATGCTAATGGTATGCAAATGTAGATTGGGCTGCGCCCCTGGCCCCGCCTGCGCCCCCGCCCCACGCTCGGCCGATGAGTGTCGACGACTGCGGAGCTGCAGCGAGTGCCTGGCACGGCACCCCCGCGCGCTGCAGCTGGGGCACGCGGTGAGACAcccctccccagggacccccctccccagggacctccccctgcacccccccagGGACACCTCCCCATGGCCACCCCCCCCAGGGACACCTCCCCATGGCCAcccccccccagggacccccccagggacaccccccccaggGACTTCCCCCTGTACCCACCCAGGGACCCCTCCCCATGGCCACccaccccagggacccccccagggaccccacCCCAGGGCCACCCACCCAAGGGACCCCCCCTGGGATGCCTCTCATGTGATGCACCAACTGCTCCCAGGGACAAGGACTGGGACAGGGGAGACCCCCCTCaccttgtgccccccccccagcccccccacccctcccatgGTACAGCAACTGcccccagggatgggggtggggaccaaaccaggggcagggacaggggtgGGGCCCATGGCCCCCCCCTCACCCCGTgccccccccaggcccccccccCGTGCAAGTGGTGCACCAACTGCCCCGAGGGCGCGTGCATCGGGCGggggggcagctgcctggcGGAGAACGACTGTCGCATCAACCAGCGTGAGATCTTTGCCGCCGCCAACTGCTCCGAGGCCGCGTGCGAGGCCTCCGACTGCCCCAAATGTGCAGCCGCCGGCAAGTGCATGTGGACGCGGCAGTTCAAGCGCACTGGTACGAggggggggcactgggaaggGGACCGTGGGGCTGGGAGTGGGGCGTAGGGGGGTCTGGAGGTGGCCCCGTGGTCATGTCACGGTGTCGCGGTCAAGTGCGTGTGGATGCAGGGGGGTTCAAGCGCATCGGGGGGGTTGTGGGGCTGAGGTCAGGGGCCGTCCCACGCTGGGGGGCGTCCCTACCCCCCCTAGGCTGGCAGTGTGGGTGCCATGGGGCAGCAGTGGGTcgtgtcccccccgccccgtgcccCCCAGGTGAGACACGGCGAATCCTGAGCGTGCAGCCCACCTACGCCTGGGGCTGCTTCAGCCACTCGCTGCTCAACGTGTCCCCAATGCCCGTGGAGTCGTCACCAccgctgccctgccccaccccctgccaccaACTGGGGTCCTGCACCCCCTGCCTCGCTTCGCGGGGGGCCGATGGAGGGTGGCAGCGCTGTGTCTGGAGCAtcagcctgcagcaggtggGGGAGGggcttgggggagggggggctgcgggggtgtggggagggctggggggtgtATGGGGGGCTAGGAGGTTgtgggggggcactggggggtatattgggggagggggctggaggggcggCTAGTGGGTGTTGGAGGGCGTGGGGAGTATattggggggggctggggggtgtaggggggggctgtgggctgtGAGGGGGGGTGCTGGGAGTCTTGGTACAGGGGCGTGGGGTGCCCCTGGGCTGTGGgtcaggctggggtgggctgtgtgGGGGTCACATTGTGTGTCTcactccccccgccccccccccagtgcaTGAGCCCCAGCTTCGTGCCGCTGCGCTGTGCGGCGGGGGCCTGCGGGCGGCTGCTGCGGGACCCCGAGGGCTGCGCCCCTCCCTGCGCCGGTGCCCCCCAGTGCTCCCGCTGCCTCCAACTGCCCCGCTGCGGCTGGTGCGCCCGTGGCCCCGACGGCTCTGGCCGCTGCCTTGAGGGGGGGCTGCGCGGCCCCCGCCACGGTacaaggggtgggggtgggggggatgggggggcttggggggagCCTGGGGCACTatggggggcactggggcagcctatggggggctgtggggcccTATGGGGGTCTGTGGGGCACCATGGTGGATTCcgtggggtgctgtggggcactatggggggctgtggggcaccATGGTGGATTCcatggggtgctgtggggcactatggggggctgtggggcaccATGGTGGATTCcgtggggtgctgtggggcactATGGGGGGCTGTGGGCGCTATGAGGGGCAGTAGGGCAGTATGGGGTGCAGTATGGGGTGCCGTAGAAGCACTGTGGGTCTTATGGCATGCTATAGGGCTGCTGTGGGGGTCTGTGGGGCGCGGTGGTGTGTCCATGGGGTGCTGAgaccccaccctccccccccgccccggtgcACAGGGCTGGCACAAGCATGTGGGGCGGGGGCCGTGTGGGCCTTCCTGGGCTGCCCCCCTGAGAACGAGTGTCTGAACGGGCACCACGACTGCAACGCGACACAGGACTGTCGCGACCTGCCCAGCGGCTACCGCTGTGCCTGCAAGAGCGGCTACACCCTTGACAAGTGAGTGTGCGAGGGCGTGCGACGGGCGTGCGAGGGCTGGCGGGTGTGACTCCCCCCGTTGTGTCCTCCGGCTCCGCTGTGCGTGCAAACGGGTGGTGGCACGTGCACGGCTGGGGGTGCACGAGGGTGTTGCACGAACGGCGCCTccctgcaggagggaaggggttGCGCGGAGGGGGGGCTGTGCTTGTGCGAGCAGGAAGGGGAGCGTGTGGGTGGGGGGTTTCATGCGGGAGGGGCCTTGTGCCTGGGTGGTGAGTGGCTTTGCACACACAAGAAGCCCTGTGCACCCTCGTGAGTGGGTTTGCACACCTGAGGGGCCCTGTGCacgtggcggg includes the following:
- the LOC106631169 gene encoding LOW QUALITY PROTEIN: trypsin-like (The sequence of the model RefSeq protein was modified relative to this genomic sequence to represent the inferred CDS: deleted 1 base in 1 codon) yields the protein MAAPLPLLLLLLEMVTPAQPRGERILGGSECPSPTHPGLVLLFHFDQHQCGGALLSSQWVLSAAHCRTSHIQVRAGEHSLATLTGWEQFAPAVDIVVHPGFNADAADNAYAHDLMLLRVEPPFTPTPHVQPLALPTRPPATGDNCTVMGWGTTTSPQESFPDTPQCLNVTVVGDATCCQVYGAKFTEDMLCAGGTVAGKDSCQGDSGGPLICQGVLQGIVSWGDHPCGQAGKPGVYSEVYNYLPWIREIMGQP